In Candidatus Brocadia sp., one genomic interval encodes:
- a CDS encoding 2-oxoglutarate oxidoreductase: MQSIYERPKTFIDTATHFCPGCGHGIVLRLIAEIIDAWGIRGKTIGLAPVGCAVLAYNYLDIDMCEAAHGRPPAVATGIKRVHPDHIVFAYQGDGDLAAIGTAEIIHAANRGENITFIFVNNAIYGMTNGQMAPTTLLGQKTATTPSGRDAINYGNPIRVCELLSVLDGTSYLERVCLSTPENVRKTKKAIEKGFKTQREKKGFSLIEILSPCPIYWRMDANEAMRYIDEEMSGTFPLGVVKDWERKN, from the coding sequence ATGCAATCCATATATGAAAGACCAAAAACGTTTATCGACACAGCAACGCATTTTTGTCCTGGTTGTGGTCACGGAATCGTCCTGAGACTGATTGCTGAGATTATTGATGCGTGGGGCATTCGGGGTAAAACCATTGGACTGGCACCGGTGGGATGCGCAGTTCTTGCATATAATTATCTTGATATTGATATGTGTGAAGCTGCACATGGCCGTCCGCCTGCCGTAGCCACAGGTATCAAGAGAGTACATCCTGACCATATTGTGTTTGCTTATCAGGGAGACGGTGATCTTGCGGCAATTGGAACAGCGGAAATTATTCATGCCGCCAATAGGGGAGAGAATATCACGTTTATCTTTGTCAATAATGCAATTTACGGCATGACAAATGGCCAAATGGCACCGACGACCTTATTGGGACAAAAAACTGCCACAACACCGTCAGGGCGAGATGCGATAAACTATGGAAACCCTATCCGTGTGTGTGAACTTCTGTCGGTCCTGGATGGTACCAGTTACCTGGAAAGGGTTTGTCTTTCCACACCTGAAAACGTTCGTAAAACCAAAAAAGCAATTGAAAAAGGATTTAAAACACAGCGTGAGAAGAAGGGATTTTCCCTGATAGAAATTCTATCCCCTTGCCCAATTTACTGGAGAATGGATGCCAATGAGGCGATGAGGTACATCGATGAAGAAATGTCCGGTACCTTCCCGCTCGGGGTGGTAAAAGATTGGGAGAGGAAAAACTAA